The Anabas testudineus chromosome 1, fAnaTes1.2, whole genome shotgun sequence genomic sequence ATTAGAATTTAAAGCATCACTTACAAAGATGCCGCCATTGAAGATGAACATCATTATTTTGAGAAAGCCGGAGCAACACATCTTggcagatttttttgtttttttcacactgtttaaaaaaaaaaacaaaaggtgttaGTTAAGGTGAAAATTAATTAAGATTACATTTGGTCACACTTCCTTTTTAATCACATCTGGGATTTTTTTGGGGCCAGCTTTGCATTTTACCTCTCACAGGAAAATCAATTGCATATGGCTGTCTTACAACACAGGCAAGCACGGACCTGGGTCGAATGGCATTTGCTTTGGTTACACATTAACTACAGTAACTGtcagggaaacagaaaaaaggggTCTTAATCTTTAAATGTGGCCAGTTTTTCACAATGATGTAATCCAAGGTTTCAGGTTGAAGTGTGAAGTTGGCTGCTTGCTCATGTCCACACCTTTTTTCAAACTTAGCAATCCTGCAAGTTATTTAAAGGATCATCAAGCGCACAGTGGAGTCACAAGATATGTGTTATACGTTTTCTCTTTACACGTTTGAATATGTGTGCTACATAGGTGAACAACTATCCTCTTCTAGATCTGAACTTTTGTACCCACTGTAAAAGTGTTTAAGCCGTTTTATAGTATGGAGGTGCTCTTTATCAATTTCACCTCAGAGATTAAAACCCATATCTGCgtcaacagagaagaaaagtgaCTTTGCCATACTGCTAATCATATTTATGCCTTTGGACTGAATTTGGATAAGATAATGTATCAAATGAAATACAGGTTTAAAACATGTGATATAACTAGTTCAGGAACCTCACCTCACTTATGGGTTCATCTGTGTAGGTAGCACAGAAGaaccataaaacacacacacaaatccttCTCATTGACCTCTCTCAGCTGCATTTCCGTCTCCTCTTTGTGTCCGAGAAATGAGCTCAGCTTTACAGCTATTACTCTTTTCTCTTCCTTATTACAACGTTGAATCAATATCCAGTATGAACCAACTAACTTTGTTTCCGTAAAGCAATAAAACTTGTCTTTTACACCACTAACATAACAACTTGCTTGTGTGAACACTAAACGACTGTACTCAGACTTTACAAAGCAAGGAACTTAGTGTACTTTAACTTGTTAGATTGTTTTGGAAGTTATATCTTTTGATTAAAAGAGAACTAAATTGAAATACAGTAACAGTATTTGATGAATTGCCCTCTCGCACCCTTACTTTTATACTTTGAAGAGACATGTCTGCCAAAACCATTCTGGAGTACAATATcttatgtattttaatgtggttttagaatttaaaaaggttttcaaTTGCTACAGTTGGAAACTTAAATTAAAAGTTGGCAAAACAAGAAGTTCGTACCTGTACTGCAGTGACGTCTGTCTGTCCGCTGAGGTCTGATCAGTGTCAGGAGTGTCTGCTCGACAAGGCTTTCACATGCCCCTTTTATCTTCTCACAggtttcacaaacacacacacacacgcacacacacacacacacagagatacaaaTAGGAAAAAAGGGAGTTCATGCCCTACACGTCACTGACTTTTGGGGTAAGCAACATTTCCTGTTGGCCAAAGTCCCTCCAAAAATAGACACTTTTTATGACCAGAAACTTTACAATCAGCACGAGGTGAAAATAAAGCTGTGAcgtccattttttttttttatgttttcacaaaCACTATTTAAAAACAGGGGTGGGAAATCCAAGaaatcaaataatttaatgttggacataatgataatgaaaaagtaaaaacaaaatgctgaatgttttatttcctaaTTAATGGAAAACACTTCGGGCATAAAATGTGTGAATCGCTTACATTTTGTAGTGATTTAAAAGTTGGAGTTTGTCAGAGTTTTGGagttatttaatataaaaaacatgaaatgactttaaaaaaaattaacatcaaaacacacagtgtattgAGCCACATATTTTAATCTCAAGTTGTAGCGGGACAGATGGACACCTTGGCAAATTAAGTATTGGACTGGTGTTATctattagaaaaataaacagaacatatgtgaaaaatataaattaaaagcaaaacagtgaTAACAAGTGTGGATTACGCTCATACACCTGGAATGACACAGCAACAATGGGCCTCGTTCCTCAGCAGGATTACACAGGCTCGTTCACAACATCAACAATCAAGCTGATGCATTTTCACATCACACCCACAAGGGGGTAGCATGACACTAGTTAATCCCTGTGCTAACAGTGTCCCTAGTGCTCTGGTGATTTGTTTCATGCCTTTCATTCACATTTCCAACTGCAACAGGTTTCACTACACTTGCAAAACTATAAAGCAGAAGTGTCGGGTAAAAGGCACGGCTGCTTGATTCAGCTCTTTGGCATCTTACTGTAACAGTCACATTGAAATGATGAGAACCAAattgagaaaagacaaaacgaCAGGATCCGTGATCAGATTGCAGCAACATATGGTAGTAGAGTAAATTCACAATGAGAGATTTTTGGCAATTGATTTAATCTGTATATGTGAGAAAGTGAGACTCTTAAACCCCGTCGCTCATTGAAATCATCAGCCATCAGCACGCGCAGCCTCCCTGGCTGCTGCGGGGCGTGTCCTTCAGACCATCTCCCTTGTGACTGGTTGGCGTAGCACCATTACCATTGAGGCTGTCGTTCATCTTCTCACATATGACGTCCACCAGCTTGTCAAACACCTGCTTCACGTTGATGTTGTCTTTGGCACTGGCCTCAAAGAACTCAAAGCCTGGAGAGGGagtaaagagagaaaacagaatgtGTTATGAATAACTACTGAGTAATGTTTGGTTTGTGCGTTCTTGTTCAGCATGTGATAACAATGTGtctgcgtgtctgtgtgtgtgtgtctgtgtgtgctgaccGAGCTCCGTAGCCAGTCTTTGGGCATCCTCAGTGGGAACTTGCCTGTCTTCTTCCAAGTCCAACTTATTTCCTACCAGCACTACCTGAGCGTTGTCCCACGAGTATGTCTTGATCTGGGTCGACCTGggaaacagcaacacaaatttTTCTCAGCTACTATACTGCATGTCCTGCACCGCTGTTATATACTGAAGTATTACTAACACCACAACTACTGTTTGGTTAAATTCAgctttaaatactgtatctattaacatacatttttttcactGTGAGTTTGgagatactgtatttttctattaatatattctgtcactgcagtaatttaaaaacagctcatttaagttttttgcagtgttttacaCATAACAACAGAGCACGGTGTATCCAGGTCAAAGACCCCAAACTACAAGTATCTCTGTCACTGTACAACATAGAACACTTAGATATGATGTTGTGCATTATAAAGCACAACATCATATCTATAGTTCTACTCACCAGTCTTGGACAGCGCAGAACGAATCCTGGCTCGTGATGTCATACATGAGCAGGAATCCCATTGCTCCTCTGTAGTAAGCTGTGGTTATGGTCCGGTAGCGTTCCTGCCCCGCTGTGTCCTGTTAGCACACAATTCATGTGAAggtttttagtttaaaacacacCAATCTGAAGGAAACAGGGACTTCAAAGCTGTCACCTGATACTGTGATGATGGCATAAAAATGACTGCAGTGACAtgaactgaaatgtaaatacaaCAAGTGCCCTGTAATTCCCCGAAATAATGCTTAAGATCAATATTTAGAAACattgcagataaaaaaaacattactgccGGAAGAAGACAAATGGATGACTTGGCTGTTCTGACAAAGAAAGGTGGATGATTAATTTCTTTGGAACAGAAGTTAATCCCTTCCGTCAAGTGTTGACGTAGCCACACCCTGTAAATACACCAGGATGTGCTGTGTGCTCTCTGGCTTTTCCTTAAGGgacaaaaataatttctgaaggtgtttcttttcctttgtacTCTAATCTGATAATGGGAACTGTTAAATAGTAGTAATACTAGAGTAGATATATCAGCAGCATGCACATATAAGACTTATTCATTAATCTTATACTGCAGGTTTATAATAATCTCTGATCATAAGTAATACCAGCAGCTTCATTTACTATATTAACTCACTCTAAAGATGGAGATTTAGGGCTTGTCAGTGAACTATAATATATATCAAAGGTATCACTCACACCGTGGGAGTCAGTGTATGAGACGCCACCACTGTCTCAAACCACTGTACATTCATCTTTGGTGCAGAGTGTTAAAAAATGAGTGAGCATGTTTTAACAGCCCCATGAAACCCACTGAAGTAGTTCGGCAGCCAGTAACATTTCACTTGTAGTTGGCACCTTCCTCGTGTAAAAGTATGCAACTGTATCGTCGTTACGCAGAGCAGAGAAGCCACGCTATGCTGCATGCATTCATCTTCAACCAAATGAATTACTCTCATCTATACCAGGAGCACTGTGGGCGAGTCTCTGCCTTTCTACTACACTTGCAGTAATAGATCCGTCCTCGTGTGCGTGTAAGCACATTCAGCCCGAGCAGCTCAAAACCCATGCATCTTTCATGAACCCTGCCGTCTGGGGACGGTGTTAAACATCAACTGTCATTAACTCCAGTGTGTGAGAAATTAGTTTACGCCACATCCATGACAGGCAGCAGTGTGTAAGAGGGTAAACCAGGGAATGGGGTGGGGATAAACAGTGTATGTTGTGTAACAGGGCTTTTAAAAGCATCATTCACTGTGCATTTTGTGGAAGCTGTGCTTTAGAGCCCTTCCACTACAGGTAAATGCCTTTAATTACCTCAATTAAATTACTGCTTTGGCATTAAAGAGACTGCAGCATTTTATACTCAATTTTGGTGATATACTGTCTGCAAAGCCTGTTTGCTCCgtactgcattttttttttttttactgagggATTGAAAAGTGCTCCTGAGCAGTCTACCAGACATTATTAGGAGTGTTTCAGACCTCAGTGATTTGAGCATCATAGATCTTTTTAATATGACACTTCTGCTGTAGGCTCACTAGACTCTTCCATCCTGTGAAAGTAACTCACAATATTAGAGGCAATTTTTGTTCTGCTTAGCTCTTGTTTTAATCAACAGTGGCGTAACATGATATGAAATATAAACCTCAGcgttaaagaaaaaaactattagaggacagtatgtgtgtgaatgttcaTAATTGTGTTGTcagatattattttattgtaaatgaatCTAGTTAAAGGCCACTTCATATTCCCCAAAGTCTGTTATAATCGgtaggataaaataaaaaaaggattaggattttaataaacagtttggGTGACTACTAATATTAAACAGAATCAACACTTCGCAGTCGAGGTGTTTGTGAACCACATTAATCAGAGTTCAATCTGGTCAAACTGTAATACTATCTGCACCGAGTAAACATTTCTCCCTGAGTCACGCTGACTTCCAGGGTTTTATCTGCCAGACTTCCAATCTTTCTTGCTGCCGTAGAGGAGAAATTAAACCTTGTGAAGGTAACGGTAAACAGTTTGGAAggtgaaggaaaataaaacactgtgagaTCCAAACATGTTCCCAAGAattaagctgtgtttttaatattccCTAACAACACCCTCCCATCCAGCATGATTCTGACCACATTCATGTTTTAACAGACTTAGTTAGTGATGGAACAGACTTATTTTACATTGTTCATATTGTTGTATATCAACATTAATCTGCCCTCTGTATGCAGATCATATTTCACAGATTCATGTTTCACAGTCGTTCATCTCACCCAGATCTGTAGTTTGACCCTCTTATCGTTCCTGTAGATGGTCTTCACCTTGAAGTCGATGCCCACTGTACTGACAAAGGCTGATGTGAAGGAGTCATCGGCGTAGCGGAACAGGAAGGACGTCTTTCCCACGCTGCTGTTACCAATGA encodes the following:
- the LOC113162621 gene encoding ras-related protein Rab-3D-like produces the protein MALANDPGAGAGQRDAADQNFDYMFKLLIIGNSSVGKTSFLFRYADDSFTSAFVSTVGIDFKVKTIYRNDKRVKLQIWDTAGQERYRTITTAYYRGAMGFLLMYDITSQDSFCAVQDWSTQIKTYSWDNAQVVLVGNKLDLEEDRQVPTEDAQRLATELGFEFFEASAKDNINVKQVFDKLVDVICEKMNDSLNGNGATPTSHKGDGLKDTPRSSQGGCAC